One region of Thalassophryne amazonica chromosome 16, fThaAma1.1, whole genome shotgun sequence genomic DNA includes:
- the tefb gene encoding TEF transcription factor, PAR bZIP family member b, which yields MPGTVALQTGASDVKADPHKSFSFALKTIMDIPPPIILEEGDDDLGKEKLCSSEDVEGSDAGAAGVGGGSRGGSGVSASLTPAIWEKTIPYDGETFHLEYMDLDEFLLENGIPMSLEEEDLQKTLISVENKSKCKTAAPSPPPTPAPPSDAAGSILATTPASTTSAVRVDPEEAVTVTTLQPAKLEEEDDEEQEQECLSLEAKTEVEERESKSDGNPADRNTPSPIDPDAIEVDVNFQPDPTDLVLSSVPGGELFNPRKHKFSEEDLKPQPMIKKAKKVYVPDEQKDEKYWSRRKKNNLAAKRSRDARRLKENQITVRASFLERENTALRQQVSELRKDCGRCKNIMARYEVKYGPL from the exons atGCCTGGAACAGTCGCGCTTCAGACCGGCGCCAGCGACGTTAAAGCGGATCCGCACAAGTCCTTCTCCTTCGCTTTAAAGACGATTATGGACATCCCACCTCCGATTATTCTGGAGGAAGGCGACGACG ATTTAGGCAAAGAGAAGTTGTGCTCCTCTGAGGATGTGGAGGGTAGTGATGCAGGCGCAGCTGGTGTCGGTGGGGGTTCTCGAGGAGGCAGTGGGGTATCAGCCTCTCTGACCCCGGCTATCTGGGAGAAGACCATCCCCTATGATGGGGAGACGTTTCACTTGGAATACATGGACCTCGATGAGTTCCTCCTGGAGAATGGGATCCCTATGAGCCTGGAGGAGGAAGACCTGCAGAAGACTCTCATCTCAGTTGAAAACAAAAGCAAATGCAAGACTGctgctccttctcctcctcctactCCAGCTCCTCCAAGTGATGCAGCAGGCTCCATCTTGGCTACAACTCCTGCTTCCACCACCTCAGCGGTCCGCGTGGATCCAGAGGAAGCTGTGACGGTCACCACACTGCAGCCGGCTAAATTAGAAGAGGAAGATGATGAGGAGCAAGAACAGGAGTGCTTGTCTCTGGAGGCAAAGACAGAGGTGGAAGAGAGGGAGAGCAAAAGTG ATGGGAATCCTGCAGATCGTAACACACCATCTCCTATCGACCCTGACGCCATTGAGGTGGATGTTAATTTCCAGCCAGACCCCACAGACCTGGTCCTGTCAAGCGTGCCAGGAGGAGAGCTGttcaacccacgcaaacacaagtTCTCTGAAGAGGACTTGAAACCGCAGCCTATGATCAAGAAGGCCAAGAAGGTGTATGTCCCTGATGAACAGAAG GATGAGAAATACTGGTCTCGAAGAAAGAAGAACAATTTGGCAGCCAAGCGTTCCCGTGATGCACGGCGGCTAAAGGAGAACCAGATCACGGTGCGCGCCTCCTTTCTGGAGCGAGAGAACACAGCGCTGCGGCAACAAGTGTCCGAACTGCGCAAGGACTGCGGCCGCTGCAAGAACATCATGGCTCGATACGAGGTTAAGTATGGCCCACTGTAA